The Helianthus annuus cultivar XRQ/B chromosome 16, HanXRQr2.0-SUNRISE, whole genome shotgun sequence genome includes a window with the following:
- the LOC110919768 gene encoding ervatamin-B: MGLSRDRTLIPYVLIVGMWVCQITSRTLSKAYISEKHDQWMAEYGRVYKSNAEKEIRLNIFKKNFKLIESFNSFGNQSYKLAVNQFMDRTKDEYEAYAYGLMNPHDLVLPLSTSFKYKRVREVPYRLDWRMEGAVTKVKNQFECGCCWAFTAIAAVEGITQITTGKLLSLSEQQLVDCDRNVNRGCHGGYYDLAFDYIAKNGINTENYYPYYAMDETCNTTKEAFRATTITGYEKVPTNNETALLMAVSKQPVSVAIDVSCYEFRYYSRGVLTHHCGTNLSHGVTVVGYGVHYGIKYWLVKNSWGPAWGHKGYIKMKRDVNFAEGLCGIAMRASYPIA; this comes from the exons ATGGGTTTGTCACGTGACAGAACACTAATTCCTTATGTCCTAATTGTTGGGATGTGGGTCTGTCAAATAACATCACGAACTCTAAGTAAGGCATACATTTCAGAAAAACATGATCAATGGATGGCGGAATATGGTCGTGTATACAAAAGTAATGCAGAGAAGGAAATACGCCTCAACATATTCAAGAAAAACTTCAAATTAATAGAATCGTTCAACTCCTTTGGAAATCAGTCTTACAAATTGGCTGTCAACCAATTTATGGACCGAACAAAGGACGAATACGAGGCCTATGCATATGGGCTCATGAATCCACACGATTTGGTATTGCCTCTATCAACATCTTTTAAATATAAAAGAGTGCGTGAAGTGCCATATAGATTGGATTGGAGGATGGAAGGAGCTGTAACAAAAGTCAAGAACCAATTTGAATGTG GTTGTTGTTGGGCTTTTACTGCAATCGCGGCGGTGGAAGGAATTACTCAAATAACAACTGGCAAGTTGTTGTCACTATCTGAGCAACAACTTGTGGATTGTGACCGAAATGTAAACCGAGGGTGTCATGGAGGATACTACGATCTTGCCTTTGATTATATCGCGAAAAATGGGATAAATACCGAAAATTATTACCCTTACTATGCAATGGACGAAACATGCAACACCACAAAAGAAGCGTTTCGCGCAACGACCATCACTGGTTATGAAAAGGTACCAACCAACAATGAAACAGCACTGCTGATGGCTGTGTCCAAACAGCCGGTATCAGTTGCCATAGACGTAAGTTGTTATGAATTCAGGTACTATTCAAGAGGTGTTTTAACACATCATTGTGGAACAAATTTAAGCCATGGTGTTACAGTGGTTGGGTATGGAGTACACTATGGCATAAAGTATTGGCTAGTGAAGAACTCATGGGGTCCTGCTTGGGGTCATAAAGGATATATAAAGATGAAGCGGGATGTGAATTTCGCAGAAGGACTGTGTGGGATTGCTATGCGAGCCTCTTACCCGATAGCTTAA
- the LOC110917905 gene encoding UBP1-associated protein 2C, protein MELSKKRKTEENGVVSTDTTVPPPSLTLTPQDARKILEPLTKDHLLDILQTVMLRDVAVLDAVRSIADADPTQRKLFIRGIGWETTTEKLKTIFSTYGELDEAIVITDKTTGKSKGYGFVTFKHIDGAYLALKEPSKKIDGRITVAQLAAARDLGNVDVSMRKIYVGNVPFEISSERLLSHFSAYGEIEEGPLGFDKQSGKTKGFAFFVYKTEEGARNSLVDPVKSIDGNQVLCKMATDGKKGKPGPGGMQGVGMGGDGGAPPVPGSMNSGYGGLPSYGGYSAGRPMPHQNPPMNSSVPSAVGAGGGGPGYGNQGPPSFGGGSGGGGYGGGGYNSGGYGSGSHYGGGAGSGDYPGVNSYGSSMNRMPPSSGGGYPDGGNYGLSSGYPTQMHQPPPPGPRGPPGPMYHGGPPYY, encoded by the exons ATGGAACTCTCCAAGAAGCGAAAAACCGAAGAAAACGGCGTCGTTTCCACCGACACCACCGTCCCACCACCATCCCTAACCCTCACCCCTCAAGACGCCCGCAAAATCCTCGAACCCTTAACCAAAGACCACCTCTTAGACATCCTCCAAACCGTCATGCTCCGAGACGTCGCCGTTTTAGACGCCGTCCGCTCCATCGCCGACGCTGACCCCACCCAACGCAAGCTCTTCATCCGCGGCATCGGCTGGGAAACCACCACCGAAAAACTCAAAACAATCTTTTCAACATACGGAGAATTAGACGAGGCCATAGTAATCACCGATAAAACAACGGGTAAATCAAAGGGTTACGGTTTTGTTACGTTTAAACATATTGATGGGGCGTATTTAGCGTTGAAAGAGCCTAGTAAGAAAATAGATGGGAGGATTACTGTGGCGCAGCTTGCGGCTGCTAGGGATTTGGGGAATGTGGATGTGAGTATGAGGAAGATTTATGTGGGGAATGTGCCGTTTGAGATTAGTTCGGAGCGGTTGTTGAGTCATTTTTCGGCGTATGGGGAGATTGAGGAGGGGCCGTTGGGGTTCGATAAGCAGAGTGGGAAGACCAAAGGGTTTGCGTTTTTTGTTTATAAGACGGAGGAGGGGGCCAGGAATTCGTTGGTGGATCCGGTTAAGAGTATTGATGGGAATCAGGTTTTGTGTAAGATGGCGACCGATGGGAAGAAGGGGAAGCCCGGTCCCGGTGGGATGCAGGGTGTCGGTATGGGCGGTGATGGTGGTGCACCGCCtgtgcccgggtcgatgaattcCGGATATG GAGGGCTACCGTCTTATGGTGGGTATTCCGCTGGGCGGCCAATGCCACATCAGAATCCGCCGATGAATTCATCAGTGCCGTCAGCAGTTGGTGCTGGTGGTGGTGGTCCTGGTTACGGTAACCAGGGGCCTCCGTCGTTTGGTGGCGGTAGTGGTGGCGGCGGATATGGTGGCGGAGGGTATAACAGTGGTGGGTATGGCAGTGGCTCTCATTATGGAGGTGGGGCTGGATCGGGGGATTATCCGGGGGTGAACAGTTACGGGTCTTCTATGAATAGAATGCCCCCGAGCTCAGGCGGAGGGTATCCTGATGGTGGGAATTATGGTTTGTCTTCCGGTTATCCGACACAAATGCACCAGCCTCCACCTCCTGGACCGCGGGGTCCTCCTGGCCCAATGTATCATGGCGGGCCTCCTTACTATTGA
- the LOC110919769 gene encoding ervatamin-B has translation MGLSSERILILFVLILDMCLCQITSRTLSDAYISEKHDLWMTQHGRVYKTNAEREMRLDIFKKNVEFIESFNSFGNRSYTLAVNQFADLTKDEFKAYFHGHTDPLGLKLPLLTSFKYENVSEVPLKLDWRKEGAVTGVKGQGACGSCWAFAAIAAVEGITQLTTGKLLSLSEQQLVDCNRNGSGGCLGGYKENAFDYIAKTGINTENGYPYHAKDEICNTVNQAVQAATITGYEMVPANNETALLMAVSKQPVSVSIDATCFEFGYYSSGVLTRHCGTNLTHEVTVVGYGTHDGIKYWLAKNSWGPEWGHNGYVKIQRDADVAEGLCGIAMRASYPTA, from the exons ATGGGTTTGTCAAGTGAGAGAATACTAATTCTTTTTGTTCTAATTCTTGATATGTGTTTGTGCCAAATAACATCACGAACTCTAAGTGATGCATACATATCAGAAAAGCATGATCTATGGATGACTCAACATGGTCGTGTATACAAAACTAATGCAGAGAGGGAAATGCGCCTTGACATATTCAAGAAAAATGTCGAATTCATAGAATCATTTAACTCGTTTGGAAATCGATCTTACACGCTGGCTGTCAACCAATTTGCGGACCTAACGAAGGATGAATTCAAGGCCTATTTTCATGGGCACACGGATCCATTGGGTTTGAAATTGCCTCTATTAACATCTTTTAAATATGAAAATGTGAGTGAAGTGCCACTTAAATTGGACTGGAGGAAGGAAGGAGCTGTTACAGGAGTCAAGGGTCAAGGCGCATGTG GAAGTTGTTGGGCTTTTGCTGCAATTGCTGCTGTGGAAGGAATTACTCAACTTACAACAGGCAAATTGTTGTCACTATCTGAGCAACAACTTGTGGATTGTAACAGAAATGGAAGTGGAGGTTGTCTAGGAGGATACAAAGAAAATGCCTTTGATTACATTGCAAAAACTGGTATAAATACCGAAAATGGCTACCCTTACCATGCAAAAGATGAAATTTGCAACACTGTTAACCAGGCAGTCCAGGCAGCCACTATCACTGGTTACGAAATGGTACCAGCCAACAATGAAACAGCACTGCTGATGGCCGTGTCCAAACAGCCGGTATCAGTTTCCATAGATGCAACTTGTTTTGAATTCGGGTACTACTCGAGTGGTGTTTTAACGCGACATTGTGGAACAAATTTAACGCATGAAGTCACAGTAGTCGGGTATGGAACACATGATGGCATAAAGTATTGGTTAGCGAAGAATTCATGGGGCCCTGAGTGGGGTCATAATGGATATGTAAAGATTCAGCGCGATGCGGATGTTGCAGAAGGACTGTGTGGAATTGCCATGCGAGCCTCTTACCCGACAGCCTAA